A genomic stretch from Deltaproteobacteria bacterium includes:
- a CDS encoding acyl-CoA dehydrogenase, which yields MEIELTEEQRLLRETCREFADRELKPNAKRWDREHKYPAETVKKAFELGLGGVAVPSEWGGAGMDNVAYALAIEEISRGCASVGVTLSVNNSLYCDPVLKYGTELQKERWLKPFAAGEKLGCFGLTEPQAGSDAAEQRTTAVRRGDRYVINGTKNWITNGPVADAIVLFTMTDLSKGTKGITAFVVDTGTPGFLAQKADEKLGICASPSCTIFFENMEVPLENRLGQEGEGFKIAMSTLDGGRIGIAAQAIGIGMAAFEEARDYAKVRKTFDVPIAQHQAIQFMLADMLTELEAARLLTLRAASLKDAGLRHSRESSMAKLYASEAANRAADKAVQIHGGMGYSKELDVERHFRDARITEIYEGTSEIQRMVISNAILK from the coding sequence ATGGAAATCGAGTTGACCGAAGAGCAGAGGCTTCTGCGGGAGACCTGCCGCGAATTCGCGGACCGCGAGCTGAAGCCCAACGCCAAGCGGTGGGATCGCGAGCACAAGTACCCGGCCGAGACGGTGAAGAAAGCCTTTGAGCTCGGGCTCGGCGGCGTCGCGGTCCCCAGCGAATGGGGCGGCGCGGGGATGGACAACGTCGCCTACGCCCTCGCCATCGAGGAGATCTCGCGCGGCTGCGCCTCGGTGGGCGTGACGCTCAGCGTGAACAATTCCCTCTACTGCGATCCGGTCCTCAAGTACGGCACAGAGCTCCAGAAGGAAAGATGGCTGAAGCCATTCGCCGCCGGGGAGAAGCTCGGCTGCTTCGGGCTCACCGAGCCTCAGGCAGGCAGCGACGCCGCAGAGCAGCGCACCACCGCCGTCCGGCGCGGCGACAGATACGTCATCAATGGAACCAAGAACTGGATCACCAACGGCCCCGTCGCCGACGCCATCGTCCTCTTCACGATGACCGACCTGAGCAAGGGCACGAAGGGCATCACCGCCTTCGTCGTCGACACGGGGACGCCCGGCTTCCTCGCCCAGAAGGCCGACGAGAAGCTGGGCATCTGTGCCAGTCCCTCCTGCACCATCTTCTTCGAGAACATGGAAGTGCCTCTCGAGAACCGCCTCGGGCAGGAGGGCGAGGGGTTCAAGATCGCGATGAGCACGCTGGACGGCGGGCGCATCGGCATCGCCGCGCAGGCCATCGGTATCGGCATGGCGGCATTCGAGGAAGCGCGCGACTACGCGAAGGTGCGCAAGACCTTCGACGTCCCCATCGCCCAGCACCAGGCCATCCAGTTCATGCTGGCGGACATGCTCACCGAGCTGGAGGCCGCGCGGCTGCTCACGCTGCGCGCCGCATCCTTGAAGGATGCCGGTCTCCGCCACTCGCGGGAGTCGAGCATGGCAAAGCTGTACGCCAGCGAGGCCGCCAACCGCGCCGCCGACAAGGCCGTCCAGATCCACGGCGGGATGGGCTACTCGAAGGAGCTCGACGTCGAGCGTCATTTCCGCGACGCGCGCATCACCGAAATCTACGAGGGGACATCCGAGATCCAGCGGATGGTGATCTCGAACGCGATCTTGAAGTAG
- a CDS encoding methylmalonyl-CoA mutase: MKAKDRLEAARQEWRKTELARAAQKSPVRRPEFHTDSGIPIPDLMIPSDVAEPSDAEVDKYERDLGFPGQFPYTRGPQPTMYRGRLWTMRQFAGFGTPEDTNQRFKYLLEHGVTGLSTAFDMPALMGYDADHAMSRGEVGREGVAVSTLKDFEVLFSGIPLDRVTTSMTINASAIFALCAYIAVAEKQGVSQDKLGGTIQNDVLKEYIAQKEWVVGPRPATRVVVDMIEYTAKHMPRWHPVSISGYHIREAGATAIQELAFTLADGFGYVEECVKRGMDVDDFAPRLSFFWDVHNDFFEEIAKFRAARRIYARVMRDRFGAKKAISMTLRTHAQTAGVALTAQQPYNNVVRVALQALAAVLGGTQSLHTNSLDETYALPTEDAVTIALRTQQILAHESGVDRVVDPLAGSYFVEYLTDETEKRAMEILAKIERYGGIIRAIEEGYPQREIADSAYQWQREVDSGERKIVGVNSFRKERDEPIPTLKIDDELVHHQVERLNSVKRNRSQREVQEKLRAVEDACRGDKNLMHPVLDAVKAYCTLGEVCDVFRKVWGAYREKGSF; the protein is encoded by the coding sequence ATGAAGGCCAAGGACCGCCTCGAAGCAGCGCGACAGGAATGGCGAAAGACCGAGCTCGCGCGCGCCGCGCAGAAGAGCCCCGTGCGCCGTCCGGAATTCCACACCGACTCGGGGATTCCCATCCCCGATCTGATGATCCCCTCGGACGTCGCCGAGCCGAGCGACGCGGAAGTCGACAAGTACGAGCGCGATCTCGGCTTCCCCGGCCAGTTTCCCTATACCCGCGGCCCGCAGCCGACCATGTACCGCGGCCGGCTGTGGACCATGCGCCAGTTCGCGGGATTCGGCACCCCGGAGGATACCAACCAGCGCTTCAAGTACCTGCTCGAGCATGGTGTCACCGGCCTCAGCACCGCTTTCGACATGCCGGCGCTGATGGGCTACGACGCCGACCACGCGATGTCGCGCGGCGAAGTCGGCAGGGAAGGCGTCGCCGTCTCCACGCTGAAGGACTTCGAGGTCCTGTTCAGTGGGATTCCGCTCGATCGCGTCACCACCAGCATGACCATCAACGCCAGCGCGATCTTCGCGCTCTGCGCGTACATCGCGGTGGCCGAGAAGCAGGGTGTCTCGCAGGACAAGCTCGGCGGCACCATCCAGAACGACGTGCTCAAGGAGTACATCGCCCAGAAGGAGTGGGTGGTGGGGCCGCGCCCGGCTACGCGCGTGGTGGTGGACATGATCGAGTACACCGCGAAGCACATGCCCCGGTGGCATCCGGTCTCCATCAGCGGCTACCACATCCGCGAAGCGGGAGCGACGGCGATCCAGGAGCTGGCCTTCACCCTGGCCGACGGGTTCGGCTACGTGGAGGAGTGCGTGAAGCGCGGCATGGACGTCGACGACTTCGCGCCCCGGCTCAGCTTCTTCTGGGACGTGCACAACGACTTCTTCGAGGAGATCGCCAAGTTCCGCGCGGCGCGGCGGATCTATGCGCGGGTGATGCGCGATCGGTTCGGGGCGAAGAAGGCCATCAGCATGACGCTGCGGACGCACGCGCAGACCGCCGGCGTCGCGCTGACGGCCCAGCAGCCGTACAACAACGTGGTGAGGGTCGCGCTGCAGGCGCTCGCCGCGGTCCTCGGCGGTACCCAGTCGCTCCACACCAATTCCCTCGACGAGACGTACGCGCTTCCCACCGAGGACGCAGTCACCATCGCGCTGCGCACGCAGCAGATCCTCGCCCACGAGAGCGGCGTCGATCGCGTCGTCGACCCCCTGGCGGGGTCGTACTTCGTCGAGTACCTCACCGACGAGACCGAGAAGCGGGCGATGGAGATTCTCGCGAAGATCGAGCGGTACGGCGGCATCATCCGCGCGATCGAAGAGGGTTATCCGCAGCGCGAGATCGCCGACAGCGCCTATCAGTGGCAGCGGGAGGTCGACTCCGGCGAGCGGAAGATCGTCGGCGTCAACTCCTTCCGCAAGGAGCGCGACGAGCCGATCCCCACGCTGAAGATCGATGACGAGCTCGTGCACCACCAGGTGGAGCGCCTCAACTCCGTGAAGCGAAACCGGTCGCAGCGCGAGGTGCAGGAAAAGCTGCGCGCTGTCGAAGACGCCTGCCGCGGGGACAAGAACCTCATGCATCCGGTGCTGGATGCGGTGAAGGCGTACTGCACGCTCGGCGAGGTCTGCGACGTCTTCCGGAAGGTATGGGGAGCATACCGGGAGAAGGGCAGCTTCTAG
- a CDS encoding tetratricopeptide repeat protein — MARRSLPAILIAAVALSRPGVALAQPDPAVELARSLYEKGQRQYDLGHFADARQLFESAYEAKAAPALLFNIAQCHRKLGDLRKAASLYGSFLRADPENRSAPIAQDLLQQVEEALRRESSARPAPPAALPAAMPGPQVASHVRWPAMVAGGTAGALLAVAVAESLGARSATNQLAQLHQQGTVSPTDDARLRSEAESRRSRATVLYVVSAVAAAAGAGFWFAF, encoded by the coding sequence ATGGCGCGCCGCAGCCTGCCCGCGATCCTGATCGCAGCCGTCGCGCTGTCGCGGCCGGGCGTCGCTCTGGCACAGCCCGATCCCGCCGTCGAGTTGGCGCGCTCGCTCTACGAGAAAGGCCAGCGGCAGTACGACCTGGGGCATTTCGCCGACGCGAGGCAGCTGTTCGAATCCGCCTACGAGGCGAAGGCCGCGCCGGCGCTGCTCTTCAACATCGCCCAGTGCCACCGCAAGCTCGGCGATCTCCGCAAGGCCGCATCGCTCTACGGATCGTTCCTGCGTGCGGATCCCGAGAACCGCAGCGCGCCGATCGCGCAGGACCTGCTCCAGCAAGTCGAAGAGGCGCTGCGAAGGGAAAGCTCGGCGCGACCAGCGCCCCCGGCGGCGCTGCCCGCGGCGATGCCGGGGCCACAGGTCGCGTCGCACGTTCGCTGGCCCGCGATGGTCGCGGGAGGCACCGCCGGCGCGCTGCTGGCGGTGGCGGTCGCGGAGAGCCTGGGAGCTCGCTCCGCCACGAACCAGCTGGCGCAGCTGCATCAGCAGGGCACCGTCTCACCGACGGACGACGCGCGCCTGCGCAGCGAAGCGGAATCGAGGCGGTCGCGCGCTACCGTGCTGTACGTCGTTTCCGCGGTGGCCGCCGCCGCGGGAGCCGGTTTCTGGTTCGCCTTCTGA
- a CDS encoding acyl-CoA dehydrogenase, which produces MDFKLTDEQERLVDTARKFTREKIIPVAGKLDEHGTFPKEICEQAWEIGLMNVELPQEVGGLGLSTLDHVLMAEEVNYGCAGIGTTMFGNNLAAMPIMLAGTQEQQKKWLGMLTDAPIFAAYACSEPDAGSDVAGMRTTVRKVGDEYVMTGQKRWITNARFAAWYTIFGRIGEPRDRHKGITCFVVPRDAPGVSVGRKEDKLGQRASDTSDVILEDVKLTRANLVGDEGQGFKIAMKTFDRSRPWIAAGACGIMRRALDESRRYALERKAFGQPIAQFQAVQFMLADMAMKYEATRLLMLKASWSIGQGKLDAIESSYAKAFGADSAMAVATDAVQIFGGYGYTKEYPVEKLMRDAKLLQIYEGTSQIQRMVIARNLLAQAGAQ; this is translated from the coding sequence ATGGATTTCAAGCTGACCGACGAGCAGGAACGCCTGGTGGACACCGCCCGCAAGTTCACGCGGGAGAAGATCATCCCCGTCGCGGGGAAGCTGGACGAGCACGGCACCTTCCCGAAGGAGATCTGCGAGCAGGCCTGGGAGATCGGCCTGATGAACGTGGAGCTTCCGCAGGAAGTCGGCGGCCTGGGGCTCTCCACCCTCGATCACGTCCTGATGGCGGAGGAGGTGAACTACGGCTGCGCGGGCATCGGCACCACGATGTTCGGCAACAACCTGGCCGCCATGCCGATCATGCTCGCGGGCACCCAGGAGCAGCAGAAGAAATGGCTGGGAATGCTGACCGACGCCCCGATCTTCGCGGCATACGCCTGCTCCGAGCCGGACGCGGGCAGCGACGTGGCCGGCATGCGCACCACGGTGAGAAAGGTGGGCGACGAGTACGTGATGACCGGCCAGAAGCGCTGGATCACCAACGCCCGCTTCGCCGCGTGGTACACGATCTTCGGCCGCATCGGCGAGCCGCGCGACCGGCACAAGGGGATCACCTGCTTCGTCGTGCCGCGCGATGCCCCCGGCGTCTCGGTAGGCCGCAAGGAGGACAAGCTCGGGCAGCGCGCGAGCGACACCTCCGACGTGATCCTCGAGGACGTCAAGCTCACCCGGGCGAACCTGGTCGGCGACGAGGGCCAGGGTTTCAAGATCGCGATGAAGACCTTCGATCGCAGCCGCCCGTGGATCGCCGCCGGGGCCTGCGGGATCATGCGGCGCGCGCTCGACGAGAGCCGCCGGTACGCGCTGGAGCGCAAGGCGTTCGGCCAGCCCATCGCGCAGTTCCAGGCGGTGCAGTTCATGCTCGCCGACATGGCGATGAAGTACGAGGCGACCCGGCTCTTGATGCTGAAGGCCTCCTGGAGCATCGGGCAAGGGAAGCTGGACGCGATCGAGTCGTCGTACGCCAAGGCGTTCGGTGCCGACTCGGCCATGGCGGTGGCGACCGACGCCGTCCAGATCTTCGGCGGATATGGTTACACCAAGGAATATCCCGTCGAGAAATTGATGCGGGACGCCAAGCTGCTCCAGATCTACGAGGGAACCTCGCAGATCCAGCGCATGGTGATCGCCCGCAATCTGCTGGCGCAGGCTGGAGCCCAGTGA
- a CDS encoding glutathione S-transferase family protein yields MLEIHGKKDCPFAWRVRLTARQKAVDFDWLPYDVPVPDPRTAEHNPERKSPLLWEDGFSLAESVIVAQYLDESREGRRLMPANARDRARARLLLATVVAKLEVTPSHAESRAAAVEKARRGQAALDRALSDGRAYLGGDSPSLPDLMLWPFLALQERDGVPPQPARAAEYWRRVKDVPELVATRP; encoded by the coding sequence ATGCTGGAGATTCACGGCAAGAAGGACTGCCCTTTCGCCTGGCGCGTGCGCCTCACCGCGCGGCAGAAGGCGGTCGACTTCGATTGGCTGCCGTACGACGTCCCCGTCCCGGATCCGCGGACGGCGGAACACAATCCGGAGCGGAAGTCGCCGCTGCTCTGGGAGGACGGGTTCTCCCTTGCCGAATCCGTCATCGTCGCTCAGTACCTGGATGAGTCGCGCGAGGGCCGTCGTCTGATGCCCGCAAACGCGAGGGACCGGGCGCGGGCGCGCCTGCTTCTGGCCACGGTCGTGGCGAAACTCGAGGTTACGCCGAGCCATGCGGAATCGCGCGCCGCCGCCGTCGAGAAAGCGCGCCGGGGGCAGGCGGCGCTCGACCGGGCGCTCTCCGACGGCCGTGCCTATCTCGGCGGAGACTCTCCGTCCCTCCCGGACTTGATGCTCTGGCCGTTCCTCGCCCTGCAGGAACGGGACGGCGTTCCCCCGCAACCGGCCCGGGCCGCGGAATACTGGCGGCGCGTCAAGGACGTACCGGAACTCGTCGCCACGCGCCCCTGA
- a CDS encoding acyl-CoA dehydrogenase, giving the protein MSRLFELTEAQALVRDTARNYAQKTLAPLAARLDREGRFPRQQIAELAELGMMGVNIPEEYGGAHAGAVAYALAMMEIAQGCASTAVTMAVNNLVAETINRFGSDAQKRRYLPEITSGRFIAASFGLSEPHAGSDAGALRTAARRDGDDYVINGSKQWITSGDEAGVIIVWARTGVEGPKGISCFLVEGGAKGLHVGRHEDKMGLRASSTVSLAFEDVRVPASAMLGPDGRGFSIALAGLDSGRIGIACQAIGIGTAALESAVRYAQERKAFGQPIATYQGIRFALADAATELDAARLLALRAAAVKEAGKPFAREAAMAKLFASEKANKACDAAVQVHGGYGYIGEFPVERHYRDVRITTIYEGSSEIQRIVIARHLLAG; this is encoded by the coding sequence ATGAGTAGGCTTTTCGAGCTCACCGAAGCGCAGGCGCTGGTCCGCGATACCGCCCGCAATTACGCCCAGAAGACGTTGGCGCCCCTTGCTGCCCGCCTCGACCGCGAAGGGCGCTTTCCTCGCCAGCAGATCGCCGAGCTCGCCGAGCTGGGGATGATGGGCGTCAACATCCCCGAGGAATATGGCGGCGCGCACGCCGGCGCGGTCGCGTATGCGCTCGCGATGATGGAGATCGCCCAGGGTTGCGCCTCCACGGCGGTGACCATGGCGGTGAACAACCTGGTCGCCGAGACCATCAATCGATTCGGCAGCGACGCGCAGAAGCGCCGGTACCTGCCCGAGATCACTTCCGGCCGTTTCATCGCGGCGAGTTTCGGCCTCTCCGAACCCCACGCGGGTTCCGATGCGGGCGCGCTGCGCACCGCCGCCCGCCGCGACGGCGATGATTACGTGATCAACGGCAGCAAGCAGTGGATCACCTCGGGGGATGAGGCGGGAGTGATCATCGTCTGGGCGCGCACCGGCGTCGAAGGGCCGAAGGGCATCAGCTGCTTTCTCGTGGAAGGCGGAGCCAAAGGGCTCCACGTGGGCCGCCACGAGGACAAGATGGGGCTGCGCGCTTCGAGCACCGTCTCGCTGGCCTTCGAGGATGTGCGCGTGCCGGCGAGCGCGATGCTGGGGCCGGACGGCCGCGGCTTTTCCATCGCGCTCGCCGGCCTCGATTCCGGGCGGATCGGCATCGCCTGCCAAGCCATCGGAATCGGCACGGCGGCATTGGAATCGGCCGTCCGCTACGCGCAGGAGCGCAAAGCCTTCGGTCAGCCGATCGCGACCTACCAGGGGATCCGATTCGCGCTCGCCGACGCGGCGACGGAGCTGGATGCTGCGCGGCTGCTGGCGCTCCGGGCTGCAGCGGTGAAGGAAGCGGGAAAGCCTTTCGCGCGCGAAGCGGCCATGGCCAAGCTGTTCGCCAGCGAAAAGGCGAACAAGGCATGCGACGCGGCGGTGCAGGTGCACGGTGGTTACGGCTACATCGGAGAGTTCCCGGTGGAGCGGCATTACCGCGACGTGCGGATCACCACCATCTACGAGGGCTCGAGCGAGATCCAGCGGATCGTCATCGCCCGCCACCTCCTCGCCGGCTGA
- a CDS encoding cobalamin B12-binding domain-containing protein: MADARKVRILVAKPGLDGHDRGAKIIARALRDEGFEVIYTGLHQTPEMIVAAAVQEDVDGIGLSIMSGAHMTLFPAIIDLLRKQSVDDVVVFGGGIIPDPDIPELKKLGVKEIFTPGATTRSIAEWVRENVRPRG, from the coding sequence ATGGCAGACGCCCGAAAAGTCCGCATTCTCGTCGCCAAGCCCGGACTCGACGGCCACGATCGCGGCGCGAAGATCATCGCGCGGGCTCTGCGCGACGAGGGCTTCGAGGTGATCTACACCGGGCTGCATCAGACGCCCGAGATGATCGTCGCCGCCGCCGTCCAGGAGGACGTCGATGGCATCGGGCTGTCGATCATGTCCGGCGCGCACATGACGCTCTTTCCGGCGATCATCGATCTGCTGCGCAAGCAGAGCGTGGACGACGTCGTGGTCTTCGGCGGGGGGATCATTCCCGATCCCGACATTCCGGAGCTGAAGAAGCTGGGAGTGAAGGAGATCTTCACGCCCGGCGCCACCACGCGCTCGATCGCGGAATGGGTGCGGGAGAACGTGCGCCCGCGAGGCTGA
- a CDS encoding class I SAM-dependent methyltransferase: MDPIADRIFLETTRRYAPPRLARDDVAIALHLAQVEPGKPIADLGCGFGRHLAAFIEQGHPHPLGVDRSALLLDEARAQARSARLVRADLRALPLHAGSIAAAFCFYSSMFLGSESDAHGALREAARILRPGGTLVLTTDNPLRLAVRPRARYEEDVAGLGHVTEESSWDAATNVDRVTKTLTTAGGESLSATFSIRYYAPPHLSALALAAGLVLRRLQPDAPLTEETPQLIALLEKVP, encoded by the coding sequence ATGGATCCGATAGCCGACCGCATCTTCCTGGAGACCACGCGGCGCTACGCTCCGCCCAGGCTCGCGAGGGACGACGTCGCCATCGCGCTGCATCTCGCGCAGGTAGAGCCGGGAAAGCCGATCGCCGACCTGGGTTGCGGCTTCGGCCGCCACCTTGCGGCGTTCATCGAGCAGGGCCATCCACATCCGCTGGGGGTGGATCGCAGCGCCCTGCTGCTCGACGAGGCCCGGGCGCAAGCGCGCAGCGCGCGCCTCGTCCGTGCCGACTTGCGGGCGTTGCCGTTGCATGCGGGATCCATCGCCGCTGCATTCTGCTTCTATAGCTCGATGTTCCTGGGGAGCGAGTCCGACGCGCACGGCGCGCTGCGCGAGGCGGCGCGAATTCTGCGCCCGGGTGGCACGTTGGTGCTGACGACGGACAATCCGCTCCGACTTGCTGTGCGGCCTCGTGCCCGGTACGAGGAGGACGTGGCGGGCCTGGGCCACGTCACCGAGGAAAGCAGTTGGGACGCGGCGACGAATGTCGACCGCGTGACGAAGACCTTGACCACTGCGGGCGGCGAGAGCCTTTCGGCGACATTTTCCATCCGCTACTATGCGCCGCCGCATCTGTCCGCGCTCGCGCTGGCAGCGGGCCTGGTCCTGCGACGGTTGCAGCCCGACGCGCCCTTGACGGAAGAGACGCCGCAGCTCATTGCCTTACTGGAAAAGGTGCCCTGA
- a CDS encoding YHS domain-containing protein → MSGDVFRVGPETEFATYEGRVYAFCCPDCKPDFDKDPAKYAKRSVR, encoded by the coding sequence GTGTCCGGAGACGTTTTCCGGGTCGGGCCGGAAACCGAGTTCGCGACGTACGAGGGTCGCGTCTACGCGTTCTGCTGCCCCGACTGCAAGCCGGATTTCGACAAGGATCCGGCGAAGTACGCAAAAAGGTCGGTCAGATGA
- a CDS encoding hydroxymethylglutaryl-CoA lyase, whose protein sequence is MPARVTLYEVGPRDGLQNESAQLSVDARLRLLGALTDAGLQRIELGSFVRPDWIPQLADTDEVARRVARKPGIRYSALVPNMAGLDRAVAAGMREVAVFMSATESHNLKNTNKTVAQSLEHFGEVVPAAKKQGLFVRGYLSTIWGCPYEGAVDPARALEIARKLRAIGCDELSLGDTIGVGNPRQTREILELFLREVPAAMLALHLHDTHGTALANCLVALELGITTFDTSIGGMGGCPYAPGAAGNLATEDLASMLADMGIGTGLDLARLVDAGALAQELVGHKLSGRRLQAALGRRNPGEARRGAAT, encoded by the coding sequence ATGCCCGCCCGCGTCACACTCTACGAAGTCGGACCCCGCGACGGGCTGCAGAACGAGTCGGCGCAGCTCTCGGTGGATGCGCGACTCCGGCTTCTCGGGGCGCTGACCGACGCGGGGCTCCAGCGGATCGAGCTCGGGTCGTTCGTCCGACCAGACTGGATTCCGCAGCTCGCCGACACCGACGAAGTGGCACGCCGTGTGGCTCGCAAGCCCGGCATCCGGTACTCGGCGCTGGTTCCGAACATGGCCGGCCTGGATCGCGCCGTCGCCGCAGGAATGCGGGAGGTCGCGGTGTTCATGTCCGCGACGGAGTCGCACAACCTCAAGAACACCAACAAGACGGTCGCGCAGTCGCTCGAACACTTCGGCGAGGTCGTGCCTGCTGCGAAAAAGCAGGGCCTGTTCGTGCGCGGTTACCTGAGCACGATCTGGGGTTGCCCCTACGAGGGGGCCGTCGACCCGGCCCGGGCGCTCGAGATTGCGCGCAAGCTGCGCGCGATCGGCTGCGACGAGCTTTCCCTCGGCGACACCATCGGGGTGGGAAACCCGCGGCAGACGCGTGAGATTCTGGAGCTCTTCCTGCGCGAGGTCCCCGCGGCGATGCTGGCGCTGCACCTCCACGACACCCACGGCACGGCACTGGCGAACTGTCTCGTCGCCCTGGAGCTCGGAATCACCACCTTCGACACGAGCATCGGCGGGATGGGCGGTTGTCCGTACGCGCCCGGGGCCGCAGGGAACCTCGCCACCGAGGACCTCGCGTCAATGCTCGCGGACATGGGCATCGGGACCGGCCTCGACCTCGCCCGGCTCGTAGACGCCGGCGCGCTGGCGCAGGAGCTGGTCGGGCACAAGCTTTCCGGACGGCGACTGCAGGCGGCGCTCGGCCGCCGCAACCCTGGCGAGGCGCGGCGCGGAGCGGCGACCTAG
- a CDS encoding enoyl-CoA hydratase (Catalyzes the reversible hydration of unsaturated fatty acyl-CoA to beta-hydroxyacyl-CoA), giving the protein MANLISEDRGAVRVLTIDGEAQMNVLSRALVAELAQQARQAAVETAVRAVVLTGAGRRAFCAGANLKERRGWTEDDVRSWLAELHGALRELERCPKPWIAAINGLALGGGCELALACDLRVIDPAAQIGLTETKVGVIPGGGGTVRLARVVGIGRAKDLILTARRVEAQEALQMGLVNRISAAGDSVSAAVALAHEVAANAPVALAAAKASVEEAWDLPIDAALERERQHYEKPLLSEDRLEGLQAFAEKRPPKWRGR; this is encoded by the coding sequence ATGGCCAACCTGATCTCGGAAGATCGCGGAGCGGTACGCGTCCTGACCATCGACGGCGAGGCGCAGATGAACGTGCTCTCGCGCGCGCTGGTCGCCGAGCTGGCTCAGCAGGCGCGCCAGGCTGCCGTCGAAACCGCAGTCCGGGCGGTGGTGCTCACCGGAGCTGGCAGACGGGCCTTCTGCGCCGGCGCGAATCTCAAGGAGAGGCGCGGCTGGACGGAGGACGACGTCCGCAGCTGGCTCGCGGAGCTGCACGGCGCTCTCCGCGAGCTGGAACGATGCCCCAAGCCGTGGATCGCGGCGATCAACGGCCTCGCTCTCGGCGGCGGCTGCGAGCTGGCGTTAGCCTGCGATCTGCGGGTGATCGACCCGGCGGCGCAGATCGGGCTCACCGAGACGAAGGTGGGCGTGATCCCCGGCGGCGGAGGAACCGTCCGCCTTGCCCGTGTGGTGGGGATCGGCCGGGCCAAGGACTTGATTCTCACCGCGCGCCGGGTGGAAGCGCAGGAAGCGCTTCAGATGGGGCTCGTCAACCGCATCTCCGCCGCTGGCGACTCAGTCTCAGCAGCGGTCGCGCTCGCCCACGAGGTCGCCGCCAATGCTCCGGTGGCGCTCGCCGCGGCCAAGGCGTCCGTCGAGGAGGCCTGGGACCTGCCGATCGACGCGGCGCTCGAACGCGAGCGCCAACATTACGAGAAGCCGCTGTTGAGCGAAGACCGGCTGGAAGGTCTGCAGGCCTTCGCCGAAAAGCGCCCGCCGAAATGGCGAGGCCGGTAA
- a CDS encoding enoyl-CoA hydratase/isomerase family protein, which yields MAYENILVEHEPSISTITVNRPKALNALNSQTLRELTQAVRECADSRVIILTGAGERAFVAGADIAEMVPMGPWRAREFSELGHVLTALIEDIPSATIAAVNGYALGGGLELAVACDMIFASENARLGLPEVTLGVCPGFGGTQRLVRLVGKLRAKEMIFTGDWVDAKRALEMGLVNAVLPREKLLEHCRTVAGKIAEKGPLAVGRAKRLVERGYDMTLRAANRQEAESFALLFDTEDRREGMRAFVEKRPAKFTGR from the coding sequence ATGGCCTACGAGAACATCCTGGTCGAGCACGAGCCGTCCATCTCGACCATCACCGTCAACCGGCCGAAGGCGCTCAACGCGCTGAACTCGCAGACGCTCCGCGAGCTGACGCAGGCGGTCCGTGAATGCGCCGACTCCCGCGTCATCATCCTCACCGGGGCCGGCGAGCGCGCCTTCGTCGCCGGCGCGGACATCGCGGAGATGGTTCCGATGGGACCGTGGCGGGCCCGCGAGTTCAGCGAGCTGGGCCACGTGCTCACCGCGCTGATCGAGGACATCCCCTCCGCCACCATCGCGGCGGTGAACGGCTACGCGCTGGGCGGAGGCCTCGAGCTGGCGGTGGCCTGCGACATGATCTTTGCCAGCGAGAACGCCCGGCTGGGTCTGCCGGAAGTGACCCTTGGCGTCTGTCCGGGCTTCGGCGGGACGCAGCGATTGGTCCGGCTGGTGGGCAAGCTGCGCGCCAAGGAGATGATCTTCACGGGCGACTGGGTGGACGCGAAGCGCGCCCTCGAGATGGGCCTGGTCAACGCCGTCTTGCCGCGCGAGAAGCTCCTCGAACACTGCCGCACCGTCGCAGGCAAGATCGCCGAAAAGGGGCCATTGGCCGTGGGGCGTGCCAAGCGCCTCGTGGAGCGCGGCTACGACATGACGCTGCGGGCTGCGAACCGCCAGGAAGCAGAGTCGTTCGCTCTCTTGTTCGATACTGAGGACCGCCGCGAAGGCATGCGCGCCTTCGTGGAGAAGCGACCCGCCAAATTCACAGGAAGATGA
- a CDS encoding helix-turn-helix transcriptional regulator — protein MAERLHSTRICPKFQSAVDLLGKRWTPLIVQLLLKRPHRYSELAAELEVVTEGMLSHRLKELERAAVVQRRVIDEQPIRVEYHLTEKGRALGRVIGGLERWADEWIR, from the coding sequence ATGGCCGAGCGCCTCCACTCGACGCGGATCTGCCCGAAGTTCCAGTCCGCGGTCGATCTGCTGGGAAAGAGATGGACGCCGCTCATTGTCCAGCTCCTGCTCAAGCGGCCGCACCGCTACAGCGAGCTCGCGGCCGAGCTGGAGGTGGTCACCGAAGGAATGCTGTCCCATCGGCTCAAGGAGCTCGAGCGCGCAGCCGTGGTGCAGCGACGCGTCATCGACGAGCAGCCCATCCGCGTCGAGTATCACCTCACGGAGAAAGGTCGCGCGCTCGGGCGGGTGATCGGAGGCCTCGAGCGGTGGGCGGACGAATGGATCCGATAG